A single window of Acidimicrobiales bacterium DNA harbors:
- a CDS encoding alpha-amylase family glycosyl hydrolase, translated as MLGDRLHGLPWWKSAVVYQIYPRSFQDSNGDGVGDLEGIRRRLDHLAWLGVDALWLSPFFRSPMADFGYDVADHCDVDPMFGTLADFDDLVARAHELGIRVLIDWVPNHTSDQHRWFVDARSARSSPRREWYVWRDGQPDHPPNNWRGTFIDGPAWTWDEGTRQWYLHLFLPQQPDLNWANPEVVEAMHGVLRFWLDRGVDGFRADAIHAVGKDPLLPDADAKWTGMPWSALNDHAATHDILRQLRRLIDSYPGERLMVGEVFLLSTAAVARYYGEGDELQLAFNFPPLFAPWEAGAWRHRIDRVVEELDPRGAWPTWVLSNHDNPRHRTRYGGSEGRARAAAVLLLTLRGTPFMYAGEELGLDNADIPAEAQLDPGGRDGSRAPMPWDSSPDHGWRFDGQRPGAAPWLPWPPEAELRNVAALKDDPTSILHLYRHLLAARRRSPALSTGSWSPLPSPPDVLAYERAAAGDRRVVVVNFADHEAAVPVQGGAWRVEVSSDGPVDLEPYAGVVHGPGAVVLTEAPS; from the coding sequence GTGCTCGGCGACCGGCTCCACGGACTGCCCTGGTGGAAGTCCGCGGTCGTCTACCAGATCTACCCGCGGTCGTTTCAGGATTCCAACGGTGATGGTGTCGGTGACCTGGAGGGCATTCGCCGCCGCCTCGACCATCTGGCGTGGCTGGGCGTGGATGCGCTCTGGCTCTCCCCCTTCTTCCGCTCGCCGATGGCCGACTTCGGTTACGACGTGGCCGACCACTGCGACGTGGACCCGATGTTCGGGACGTTGGCCGACTTCGACGACCTGGTCGCCCGGGCGCACGAGCTCGGCATCCGGGTGCTGATCGACTGGGTTCCCAACCACACCAGCGACCAGCACAGGTGGTTCGTCGATGCGCGCTCGGCGCGGTCGTCGCCGCGACGGGAGTGGTACGTCTGGCGGGACGGGCAGCCCGACCACCCGCCCAACAACTGGCGGGGCACCTTCATCGACGGACCCGCGTGGACCTGGGACGAGGGCACCCGCCAGTGGTACCTCCACCTGTTCCTGCCTCAGCAGCCGGACCTCAACTGGGCGAACCCCGAGGTGGTCGAGGCCATGCACGGCGTGCTGCGGTTCTGGCTCGACCGGGGAGTCGACGGCTTCCGCGCCGACGCGATACATGCGGTGGGCAAGGACCCGCTCCTCCCGGACGCCGACGCCAAGTGGACCGGCATGCCCTGGTCTGCGCTCAACGACCACGCCGCCACCCATGACATCCTCCGCCAGCTGCGGCGGCTGATCGACTCCTATCCAGGCGAGCGACTGATGGTCGGTGAGGTCTTCCTGCTATCCACCGCGGCCGTGGCGCGCTACTACGGTGAAGGCGACGAGCTCCAGCTGGCCTTCAACTTTCCTCCGCTCTTCGCCCCCTGGGAAGCAGGGGCGTGGCGCCACCGCATCGACCGAGTGGTCGAGGAGCTCGATCCCAGGGGGGCGTGGCCCACCTGGGTGTTGTCGAACCACGACAATCCACGGCACCGAACGCGCTACGGCGGCTCGGAGGGCCGCGCCCGCGCCGCCGCCGTGCTGCTGCTCACGCTGCGGGGCACGCCCTTCATGTACGCCGGCGAGGAGCTCGGACTCGACAACGCCGACATCCCCGCTGAGGCCCAGCTCGATCCAGGAGGGCGCGACGGCTCCCGAGCACCGATGCCCTGGGACTCTTCACCCGACCACGGGTGGCGCTTCGATGGTCAACGCCCGGGGGCAGCTCCGTGGTTGCCATGGCCGCCGGAGGCCGAGCTCCGGAACGTGGCCGCCCTCAAGGACGACCCGACCTCCATCCTCCACCTCTACCGCCACCTCCTGGCCGCCCGGCGACGGTCGCCCGCCCTGTCCACCGGGTCATGGTCGCCCCTCCCGAGCCCGCCTGACGTGCTTGCCTACGAGCGAGCGGCGGCAGGCGACCGCCGTGTGGTTGTCGTCAACTTCGCCGATCACGAGGCTGCGGTCCCCGTGCAAGGTGGCGCCTGGCGGGTCGAGGTGTCCTCCGACGGCCCGGTCGACTTGGAGCCGTACGCCGGCGTCGTCCACGGACCGGGCGCCGTTGTCCTGACCGAGGCGCCTTCCTGA
- a CDS encoding HRDC domain-containing protein yields MSDLAEPSWVDAQPAMDELVAEIEAASVYGFDTEFHRERSYFPHLALVQLVWPGGVALVDPYRVDLAGLRRVLDGPGLAVAHAADQDLEVLELACGTKPRRLFDTQLAAGFLGLSAPSLTTLVEHLLGHRLAKGDRLTDWTRRPLSAEQRHYAASDAAHLLELHRALVVELDRLDRLSWAEGECEILLSRPSRRVEPDEAWWRLKEARQLRGKSRAVAQTVGAWRERRAAATDRPSRFILPDLAVVAIAQRPPTTTAEVAGVRGLDGRRAKAADAAGLLDAVRAGLELGDDALRQPPTDQVERRLRPVATLAGAWLAQRASELRIDAPLLATRADLHALLRGAGESRLASGWRRTLVGEPLRQLLAGEGALAVGGRGELVLEARSHRPIAV; encoded by the coding sequence CTGAGCGATCTGGCCGAACCGAGCTGGGTCGACGCTCAGCCCGCCATGGACGAGCTGGTGGCCGAGATCGAGGCCGCCTCGGTGTACGGCTTCGACACCGAGTTCCACCGCGAGCGCTCCTACTTCCCGCACCTGGCCCTGGTCCAGCTGGTCTGGCCCGGGGGAGTCGCCCTGGTCGATCCGTACCGCGTCGACCTCGCCGGGTTGCGCCGGGTGCTGGACGGACCAGGGCTCGCCGTGGCCCACGCCGCCGACCAGGATCTCGAAGTGCTCGAGCTGGCGTGCGGGACGAAGCCCCGCCGACTGTTCGACACCCAGCTGGCGGCTGGCTTCCTCGGCCTCTCGGCTCCGTCGCTGACGACATTGGTCGAGCACCTTCTCGGCCACCGGTTGGCGAAGGGGGATCGCCTCACCGACTGGACTCGACGCCCCCTCAGCGCCGAGCAACGCCACTACGCAGCGTCCGACGCCGCGCACTTGCTCGAACTGCACCGAGCGCTGGTAGTCGAGCTCGACCGCCTCGACCGGCTGAGCTGGGCCGAGGGAGAGTGCGAGATCCTTCTGTCCCGCCCCAGCCGGCGGGTCGAGCCGGACGAGGCATGGTGGCGACTGAAGGAGGCCCGCCAGCTCAGGGGCAAGTCACGAGCCGTGGCCCAGACGGTGGGCGCCTGGCGGGAGCGCCGCGCCGCGGCGACCGATCGACCTTCGCGGTTCATCCTCCCCGATCTGGCGGTGGTTGCCATCGCCCAGCGGCCGCCAACCACCACGGCCGAGGTGGCAGGTGTCCGGGGGCTCGACGGGCGCCGGGCCAAGGCGGCGGACGCGGCGGGGCTGCTCGACGCCGTGCGGGCCGGGCTGGAGCTCGGTGACGACGCCCTCCGGCAGCCACCGACCGATCAGGTCGAGCGCCGCCTGCGTCCAGTTGCGACGCTGGCCGGGGCCTGGCTGGCCCAGCGGGCGAGCGAGCTGCGGATCGACGCTCCCCTTCTTGCCACCCGGGCCGACCTGCACGCGCTGCTGCGGGGTGCTGGCGAGTCCCGTCTGGCCAGCGGGTGGCGCCGGACGCTCGTGGGCGAGCCGCTTCGCCAGCTGCTGGCGGGGGAGGGGGCGCTTGCGGTCGGCGGCCGGGGCGAGCTGGTCCTGGAGGCCCGCTCGCACCGGCCCATCGCGGTTTGA
- a CDS encoding flavin reductase family protein, protein MAGATSGLIGPFPPGADPEEYDKLRRRVLWTMPSGLYVIGSRADGRRNLMTANWVTQVAFDPKLVAVSVEKEALTATLVDDGGAFSLSIVDRDDRAIVRKFVKPVESDEEAGTLNGFAFHEATTGAPILDQALAYLDCEVRERVPVGDHILFVGEVVEARFQGDESSLPLRMEDTRMSYGG, encoded by the coding sequence ATGGCCGGAGCTACGAGCGGGTTGATCGGCCCCTTTCCACCGGGGGCTGATCCCGAGGAGTACGACAAGCTGCGCCGGCGTGTGCTGTGGACGATGCCCAGCGGGCTCTACGTCATCGGGAGTCGAGCCGACGGGCGCCGCAACCTCATGACCGCCAACTGGGTCACCCAGGTCGCCTTCGATCCCAAGCTGGTGGCCGTGAGCGTCGAGAAGGAGGCCCTCACCGCCACCCTGGTCGACGATGGCGGCGCGTTCAGTCTCTCGATCGTCGACCGCGACGACCGCGCCATCGTGCGCAAGTTCGTCAAGCCGGTCGAGTCTGACGAGGAGGCCGGGACGCTCAACGGCTTCGCCTTCCATGAGGCCACGACCGGTGCGCCGATTCTCGACCAGGCCCTGGCCTACCTGGACTGCGAGGTGCGCGAGCGAGTGCCGGTGGGAGACCACATCCTCTTCGTGGGCGAGGTCGTGGAGGCCCGCTTTCAGGGGGACGAGAGCTCCCTGCCGCTGCGAATGGAGGACACCCGCATGAGCTACGGCGGTTGA
- a CDS encoding proline dehydrogenase family protein: MAPPLEAEVTDLARCIAELGSGERARVYRLSWWSERMLAWAMANPSFKTQLFRLVDVFPATTGDADALRHLHEYFAGADAPRLLDLGVGVAEHLPRGERLSAAVARRNIARMAQQFIVGATPAEVAGRLERLWRGGTAFTIDLLGEKTLTGAEADRYAVRVDEVLRVLLDASTGWAPDDHLERDDLGPLPRVSVSIKPTALAPRFAPLTGAEAVARAADRLRPLLKLAVDRGAFVWLDTEDYDAKQLTFELFRSLLEEPDLAPLHAGVVVQAYLKDAAADLADLVAWSTRRAATVPGARPLGVRLVKGAYWDAETVRARAEGWPVPVFEDKAQTDANYERCARLLHDHHGQVRAAFGSHNLRSLAYAIAYARRLGIPDSGYELQMLYGMAEPVHAAIRRLGLRLRVYAPMGELVPGMSYLVRRLLENTSNESFVRRQFAQHRSLDDLLVAPQAGELPGPTRPASRPATDPSRSGPYHHEPVAEWRRAGVRWEFAAVVERTGSSLERGGRGLDAPAVIGGEKIHTGSTIVSVDPAAPDTVVATSASCGPDEADRAVEVATRAWEQWRRTPARERAAVLFRLAEWMRARRTDLTALEIFEAGKPWAEADADVCEAIDFCEYYGREMLRLDLGGAVDSPPGETNRLTYQSRGVGVVIAPWNFPLAIPTGMVTAALVTGNAVILKPAEQAPAVASMLIEGLAAAGLPPGVVGFLPGVGEVVGAHLVAHPGVSFVVFTGSKAVGLEVNAAAAAHRPGQRQVKRVVAEMGGKNAIVVDADADLDQAIPAVVHSAFSYAGQKCSAASRLIVLEPVFDEVVTRLSGAALELSIGHPRHMATEVGPLIDADAHARVHTYTAAAHTQGRVVLSRTDLPPSGYFAGPVVVADVAPDAPLATDEIFGPVLAVLRAASFADAVALANNTDYALTAGVFSRSPAHIALASNELQAGNVYVNRGITGAVVGRQPFGGHGLSGVGSKSGGPDYLLQFVDPRVVTENTLRRGFAPDGPGGA, encoded by the coding sequence GTGGCCCCACCGCTCGAGGCGGAAGTCACCGACCTGGCTCGGTGCATCGCCGAGCTCGGCTCTGGTGAGCGGGCCCGGGTCTACCGGCTGTCATGGTGGAGCGAGCGCATGCTCGCCTGGGCCATGGCCAACCCGTCGTTCAAGACCCAGCTGTTCCGCCTGGTCGACGTGTTCCCTGCAACGACCGGTGACGCCGACGCGCTTCGGCATCTCCATGAGTATTTCGCCGGGGCCGATGCCCCCCGGCTGCTCGATCTGGGCGTCGGCGTGGCCGAGCATCTGCCGCGCGGCGAGCGGCTGTCGGCCGCGGTCGCCCGTCGCAACATCGCCCGCATGGCCCAGCAGTTCATCGTGGGGGCCACTCCGGCCGAGGTGGCCGGCCGGCTCGAGCGCCTGTGGCGCGGGGGGACGGCCTTCACCATTGACCTGTTGGGCGAGAAGACGCTCACCGGCGCCGAGGCCGACCGGTATGCGGTGCGCGTGGATGAGGTCCTGCGGGTGTTGCTGGATGCCAGTACCGGCTGGGCGCCGGACGATCACCTGGAGCGGGACGACCTAGGACCGCTGCCTCGCGTCAGCGTCAGCATCAAGCCCACCGCCCTGGCGCCGAGGTTCGCACCGCTCACCGGCGCCGAGGCCGTTGCCCGAGCCGCCGACCGCCTGCGCCCCCTGCTCAAGCTCGCCGTCGACCGCGGTGCGTTCGTGTGGCTGGACACCGAGGACTACGACGCCAAGCAGCTCACCTTCGAGCTGTTCCGCAGCCTGCTCGAGGAGCCGGACCTGGCCCCCCTGCACGCGGGGGTTGTCGTGCAGGCCTACCTGAAGGACGCCGCCGCCGATCTCGCCGACCTCGTTGCGTGGTCGACTCGGCGCGCCGCCACGGTCCCTGGCGCCCGACCCCTCGGTGTGCGGCTGGTGAAGGGGGCGTATTGGGACGCGGAGACCGTGCGGGCCCGAGCCGAGGGCTGGCCGGTCCCGGTGTTCGAGGACAAGGCGCAGACCGACGCCAACTACGAGCGCTGCGCCCGACTGCTGCACGATCACCATGGGCAGGTGAGGGCCGCCTTCGGCTCGCACAACCTGCGGTCGCTCGCCTATGCCATCGCCTACGCGCGCCGGCTCGGCATCCCCGACTCCGGCTACGAGCTCCAGATGCTGTACGGCATGGCCGAGCCGGTGCACGCTGCCATCCGCCGTCTCGGGCTGCGCCTGCGCGTGTACGCCCCCATGGGCGAGCTGGTTCCGGGCATGTCCTACCTCGTCCGGCGTCTCCTCGAGAACACGTCGAACGAAAGCTTCGTGCGTCGTCAGTTCGCGCAGCACCGCAGTCTCGACGACCTCTTGGTCGCGCCGCAGGCGGGCGAGCTCCCTGGTCCCACGCGTCCCGCCAGTCGTCCCGCCACCGATCCGAGCCGGTCGGGCCCGTACCATCACGAGCCGGTGGCCGAGTGGCGGCGTGCCGGCGTTCGTTGGGAGTTCGCCGCGGTCGTGGAACGCACGGGGAGCTCCCTCGAGCGTGGAGGACGCGGCCTCGACGCACCGGCGGTGATCGGCGGCGAGAAGATCCACACCGGATCGACGATCGTCTCCGTCGATCCCGCGGCGCCCGACACCGTGGTGGCGACCTCGGCGTCCTGCGGGCCGGACGAAGCAGATCGGGCTGTCGAGGTGGCAACCCGGGCCTGGGAGCAGTGGAGGCGGACGCCGGCGCGCGAGCGGGCGGCGGTCCTCTTCCGTTTGGCGGAATGGATGCGCGCCCGCCGGACCGACCTGACCGCCCTCGAGATCTTCGAGGCGGGAAAGCCCTGGGCCGAGGCCGACGCCGACGTGTGCGAAGCCATCGATTTCTGCGAGTACTACGGCAGGGAGATGCTGCGCCTGGACCTCGGCGGCGCCGTCGACTCACCACCGGGGGAGACCAATCGCCTCACCTACCAGTCCCGGGGCGTGGGTGTCGTCATCGCACCGTGGAACTTCCCCCTCGCCATCCCCACTGGGATGGTGACCGCTGCCCTGGTGACCGGCAACGCCGTCATCCTGAAGCCGGCGGAACAGGCCCCCGCCGTCGCCTCCATGCTGATCGAAGGCCTGGCTGCGGCCGGCCTGCCACCAGGGGTGGTTGGCTTCCTGCCCGGGGTCGGCGAGGTGGTCGGGGCGCACCTGGTCGCCCACCCGGGGGTGAGCTTCGTCGTTTTCACCGGCTCGAAGGCGGTAGGACTGGAGGTGAACGCCGCCGCCGCCGCGCACCGTCCCGGCCAGCGCCAGGTCAAGCGGGTTGTCGCCGAGATGGGCGGCAAGAACGCCATCGTGGTCGACGCCGACGCCGATCTGGACCAGGCCATTCCCGCCGTGGTGCACTCGGCGTTCTCCTACGCCGGGCAGAAGTGCTCGGCAGCCTCGCGCCTGATCGTGCTGGAGCCCGTGTTCGACGAGGTGGTCACGAGGCTGAGCGGTGCCGCGCTCGAGCTGTCGATCGGCCATCCGCGCCACATGGCGACCGAGGTCGGGCCGCTCATCGACGCCGACGCCCACGCCCGCGTGCACACCTATACCGCGGCGGCGCACACCCAGGGCCGGGTCGTGCTGTCGCGAACGGACCTGCCCCCGTCGGGCTACTTCGCCGGTCCCGTGGTTGTCGCCGACGTCGCACCTGACGCGCCGCTGGCCACAGACGAGATCTTCGGCCCGGTGCTGGCTGTGCTGCGGGCCGCCTCCTTCGCTGACGCCGTGGCGCTGGCCAACAACACCGACTACGCGCTGACCGCCGGCGTCTTCTCCCGCTCCCCTGCGCACATTGCCTTGGCGTCGAACGAGCTGCAGGCGGGCAACGTCTACGTCAACCGGGGGATCACGGGCGCGGTGGTCGGCCGCCAGCCCTTCGGTGGCCACGGGTTGTCGGGCGTGGGCTCCAAGTCGGGCGGCCCCGACTACCTGCTGCAGTTCGTCGATCCCAGGGTGGTCACGGAGAACACGCTGCGCCGGGGCTTCGCGCCGGACGGACCGGGCGGAGCATGA
- a CDS encoding DUF3151 domain-containing protein, with product MRRFDVADDSPISLSGSPPETELPLAPAPAREQLRAALQVVSGERRAAVAKVAAAFPRFLEAWASLGDLARDDVEAYAYFRVGYHRGLDALRAAGWRGSGYVRSSHEPNRGFLRCLDGLARVAGAIGETDEAERCRQFLRQLDPGWRQAAPDG from the coding sequence GTGCGACGATTCGACGTGGCCGACGACTCCCCCATATCGCTGTCGGGCAGCCCGCCCGAGACCGAGCTGCCTCTGGCCCCGGCTCCTGCTCGCGAGCAGCTGCGCGCCGCGCTTCAGGTTGTGAGCGGCGAGCGGCGAGCGGCCGTGGCCAAGGTCGCCGCCGCCTTCCCCCGCTTCCTCGAGGCCTGGGCGTCACTGGGCGACCTGGCCCGGGACGACGTCGAGGCCTACGCCTACTTTCGGGTCGGCTACCACCGCGGGCTGGATGCGCTGCGGGCCGCCGGTTGGCGGGGGTCGGGCTACGTGCGCTCGTCCCACGAGCCGAACCGAGGATTCCTACGGTGCCTGGACGGGCTCGCTCGTGTCGCTGGCGCCATTGGTGAGACCGACGAGGCGGAGCGCTGTCGCCAGTTTCTCCGTCAGCTCGACCCGGGATGGCGCCAGGCCGCGCCTGACGGCTGA
- a CDS encoding HIT family protein, with protein sequence MTTSPGDRLPGCKFCDIVAHEVPTDLVLEEGQVSAFLDQRPVFPGHVLVVPRAHFETLVDLPLPLIEPLFAATRRVAAAVARAMQADGTLVLMNNRVSQSVPHLHVHVVPRRFKDGLRGFLWPRQRYADEAIEAEVAAAIRAALGADPVSDP encoded by the coding sequence ATGACCACGTCGCCCGGAGACCGGCTCCCCGGCTGCAAGTTCTGCGACATCGTGGCCCACGAGGTGCCCACCGACCTGGTTCTCGAGGAAGGCCAGGTGTCGGCGTTCCTCGATCAGCGCCCGGTGTTCCCGGGCCACGTGCTGGTCGTGCCGAGGGCCCATTTCGAGACGCTCGTCGACCTGCCGCTCCCGCTGATCGAGCCGCTCTTCGCCGCGACCCGTCGGGTCGCCGCCGCCGTGGCCCGGGCGATGCAGGCCGACGGCACCCTGGTGCTGATGAACAACCGGGTGAGCCAGAGCGTGCCTCACCTCCACGTCCACGTGGTGCCCCGACGATTCAAGGACGGGCTCCGCGGTTTCCTGTGGCCCCGCCAGCGCTACGCCGACGAAGCCATCGAGGCCGAGGTGGCGGCCGCCATCCGCGCCGCCCTCGGGGCCGATCCGGTCAGCGACCCCTGA
- the tyrS gene encoding tyrosine--tRNA ligase, whose protein sequence is MRGFFADLQFRGLVQQLSDAKLATILDREPLTAYAGFDPSADSLHVGHLLGIFNLRRLQEAGHRPIALAGGGTGMIGDPSGKSEERQLLGAETLEANMAGIRGQLGRFLDFTPTAGASQAVLVDNVEWLGPLRLLEFLRDVGKHFGVGQMIAKETVRARLDTPEQGMSFTEFSYMLLQAYDFLRLFDAYGCRLQLGGSDQWGNITMGIELVRRVRGAEAWGLTWPLVVRPDGTKFGKTVSGNVWLDERRTSPYQLFQFFLRTEDSVVGTYLRYFTWLDHGRIEELDAAVATHPEAREAQRTLAREVTALVHGEMAAANAERTAAALFSEEIAKLDEEVLVDVLADAPSSTWSRDRLADGGLSLVEAMVETGLAPSRSAARSTIEQGGAYVNNRREVDRARQLGPEDLLRDRYLLLRRGRRDQHLVRFG, encoded by the coding sequence GTGCGTGGATTCTTTGCCGACCTCCAGTTCCGTGGTCTCGTTCAGCAGTTGAGTGACGCCAAGCTGGCCACCATCCTCGACCGGGAGCCGCTGACGGCCTACGCCGGGTTCGATCCCAGCGCCGACAGCCTCCACGTCGGCCACCTCCTCGGGATCTTCAACCTGCGCCGCCTCCAGGAGGCCGGCCACCGGCCGATCGCCCTTGCGGGCGGGGGTACGGGGATGATCGGCGACCCGAGCGGCAAGAGCGAGGAGCGTCAGCTGCTGGGAGCCGAGACGCTGGAGGCCAACATGGCCGGCATTCGTGGCCAGCTCGGTCGGTTCCTCGACTTCACCCCGACGGCCGGCGCCAGTCAGGCGGTCCTGGTCGACAACGTCGAATGGCTGGGCCCGCTGCGGCTGCTGGAGTTCCTCCGGGACGTCGGCAAGCACTTCGGCGTTGGCCAGATGATCGCCAAGGAAACGGTGCGGGCCCGGCTGGACACGCCCGAGCAGGGCATGTCGTTCACCGAGTTCAGCTACATGCTCCTCCAGGCCTACGACTTCCTTCGGCTGTTCGACGCCTACGGGTGTCGGCTGCAGTTGGGTGGAAGCGACCAGTGGGGCAACATCACGATGGGCATCGAGCTCGTCCGGCGCGTGCGAGGCGCCGAAGCGTGGGGGCTGACCTGGCCCCTGGTCGTGCGCCCCGACGGAACGAAGTTCGGCAAGACCGTGTCCGGCAACGTCTGGCTGGACGAGCGGCGCACCAGCCCGTACCAGCTCTTCCAGTTCTTCCTGCGGACCGAGGACAGCGTGGTTGGCACCTACCTCCGCTACTTCACCTGGCTCGATCACGGGCGGATCGAGGAACTCGACGCCGCCGTGGCCACCCACCCCGAGGCCCGGGAGGCTCAGCGCACCCTGGCGCGCGAGGTGACCGCGCTGGTCCACGGCGAGATGGCAGCGGCCAACGCCGAGCGCACTGCGGCGGCGCTGTTCTCAGAGGAGATCGCCAAGCTCGACGAGGAGGTCCTCGTCGACGTGCTCGCTGATGCCCCCTCCAGCACCTGGTCGAGGGACCGTCTGGCGGACGGCGGGCTTTCGCTCGTCGAGGCCATGGTCGAGACCGGCCTTGCCCCGTCCCGCTCGGCCGCCCGCTCGACCATCGAGCAGGGGGGCGCCTACGTCAACAATCGCCGCGAGGTCGACCGAGCCCGCCAGCTGGGCCCGGAGGACCTGTTGCGGGACCGCTATCTGCTGCTGCGCCGGGGGAGACGGGACCAGCATCTCGTCCGTTTCGGGTAG
- a CDS encoding TetR/AcrR family transcriptional regulator — translation MGARLSRQAIIEAARTLLAAEGIEAVSLRRVAGALGVTAPALYAHVKDKHDLLQGVADQEGRRVIERIQSIPETEPLALIRARSLAYVAYAKENPALFKAIFMVRPELTAQPKDAEAMATMAPEEFQVGAAPVFELARAGLLGSVDPHLAALTIWTATHGVATVILAGPEFDPDLERALVETVIDAVIAGLTGRRP, via the coding sequence ATGGGTGCTCGTCTCTCCCGCCAGGCGATCATCGAGGCGGCCCGCACCCTTCTGGCCGCCGAAGGCATCGAGGCGGTGTCCCTGCGTCGGGTGGCGGGGGCCCTGGGCGTCACCGCGCCGGCGCTCTACGCGCACGTAAAGGACAAGCACGACCTCCTGCAGGGCGTCGCCGACCAGGAGGGCCGGCGGGTGATCGAGCGGATCCAGTCCATCCCCGAGACCGAGCCGCTGGCCCTCATCCGGGCCCGGAGCCTGGCCTACGTGGCCTACGCCAAGGAGAACCCGGCGCTGTTCAAGGCCATCTTCATGGTGCGGCCCGAGCTCACGGCCCAGCCCAAGGACGCTGAGGCGATGGCCACCATGGCGCCCGAGGAATTTCAGGTCGGTGCGGCACCGGTCTTCGAGCTCGCCCGTGCCGGTCTGCTCGGCAGCGTGGACCCACATCTGGCGGCGCTGACCATCTGGACCGCGACCCACGGCGTGGCCACTGTGATCCTCGCCGGGCCCGAGTTCGATCCCGACCTGGAGCGAGCGCTGGTCGAGACGGTGATCGACGCCGTCATCGCCGGGCTCACCGGGCGCCGACCGTAG